CGTTGGTCGTTGTTTTGTCATTCGCTTTTCCGAAGGGTATCACACCCTGACTCCCTGACATTGttgcactaaaaaaatttgaagagcgaaaattgtgaaaattCTGGAGGGGAAAATATGCAACAATTTTGTAGTAGTACAAAATGTGAGTGGAGCTTTTTCTGCAAGTATTCTCTGTATTTTCACCCAACACATCGCACATTTTATTGTTTGCATATTTCATGTTTGTAGATGCAGAGATTTGTGGAGCTTCAGGAAAGGCATTTTACTGCGTTTTCTctggaaatttaaacatttttatgctaggaaaatgaaaaatcaaattctCCGTTTTGAAATGGCAACCTGGGGTGGACCAAAATCGATTGCCGGCGCCAGTAAAGCcaattaattagtttttactGGCCTTGTTTACCCTCCGGACTTATGATGAAGATGTCTGGGGAATTGAGGTCACTCTTCACTCCTTTGTTTCTGCTGATTTCGCTGGATTTCTGGCATTGCAGCATGTCGTATTTCTTGTTCTATGTGTGCTTTTTGCCGCAGCGTTTGCCCCgaacttttataattaaaacttttcacGGGAAAAATCTGGCGGGAAGACAAGAAAAAGTTGGTTAAAAAAGCAGCAGAAGGTCGATATGAATGCGTACCACACACACGTAATGAAAGTAGATGGAAATTTATGATTTCGACTCGAGAAAAATAGGTAAATGCCGCAGGAAGTGTGAGTGAGCCACTTTAAGAAGCCATCTCTCAAGTGAATGTCCAACCACTTATCGGTTTGCTCTCGTTCTAAGTTATGCAATGCCCAAAAGGGAATTCTTGGAGCCATAAATAAGAGCGGAAACTGTTGCCGTCAGCCCTCCTCGGCTTTCTGTTAACCAATGACGAAGACATAAATCACAAAAGGGATGCGATGGCCgggaaaaagaggaaaatacTTCACTTGGAGCCTGGCCAATTGCTAATGATAAGCTCGATAGTCACTTTCGTTCCGTAAAAGTAATAACTTTGCCTTGCTGTCCATCGAGTTCCCTAATTGGGCTGCTGGCCAACATATGTGCTTCTTTAATCTGCTGACCCAGTTGGgggaaaaaacatttaatttgccGCCACAATTAAGTGCAGTTCTTGTTGAAGAGGAAGCGgcacaaaaatttaatgggttttgctgcagttttattggaTTTACGGCAGCGATTTTTTACTGCTACTCCGATTCCGCATCGCTGAGCACTCGcacaacgcggcgtatgcgcaatgccTGTCCACTATTCCGCTGGCCTTGCCCTGTCATAATGAAGCATAAAGCACATGGATCGGAAgatatacttatatatatacatacatataagtggagccgcaTAGCGATTGAAATCCTTTGCTTGTCATTGCGAGTTTTATTCTATTCCCCctcgctttttattttctatgtgCGCGTGCTGTATGTGCatgccaccaccaccatcatcatcatcatcatcgtctaTATCCCAGTTATCCTAGGCTCAGTGGGGGCGTGTCCTTCCTCGATTCCCTGCTCCTTGTACCGCCGCAGGCCGAGCATTCAATATTGCAATATGTGCATGGAATATTTGAGcgagaaaagcaaaaaaaaaaggaagaaaaagaaggaCGAGTCTCCAATCGATTGTTGTACTTGGCTGCCTAAGACCCTGAAGGCTCAAGTCAAGTTTTAGATACTGCTGCAAGATAAATAACATCATATCATAAACGAATAAAAATTACTAATGAACTTACCTTGGGAGTTTCAAGCCATGTACTTGGCTTAGTGttaaaaaacacaacaaaattaaaaacaaatcaaaaaaatttaaacaataagataacaaacaaaaacaattaaactCTGTGGAACACTTTTCAATTTGCAGACTGACTTTAGGAGAAGAATActagttttattgtgttgttCCTCTTGCTCTGAAAATGTTGTAGAATAAATGTAGGCTAGACTGTACTTGGAACTAGCAAACTTACGATGTAGTACTCCAGGGGCGCCCGACAGAGGGGACAGGCCTTGGTGGGACTCTGCCTGTAGACCTTGCAAAGACAGTTCTTGCAGAATGTGTGCTTGCACGGGGTCTTCACCTGCCGACGGAGCCTGCCCAGGCAAACGGGGCAGCAGTCGTACATCGCGCTTGTTTCTCGATTTTCGTTTAGTTTTTCTAGGTGATCTTTGTGTTGTTTTACCGACTGCCCGGGGCAAAGTGTTTGGCGAAGCCTGCTCGACTGTCATCCTGGTTACAATGCctccagcacacacacacactcggttATAACGGACTGTCACGTATCCTAGGGGCTTGTCAGcggaattttatttatgacatTGCGAAAATGGTTCAGTGAATAGCGCGGATTTGAAAAGGGGTTCtcgatatttaagaaatttaattcgaaatagGAAATCTGAAAAggaaataacaaaaatgttttctattaTAGAATCTATATTCTGAACCCTTGATAAACTCTCAAAAACATTATACCAAAACCATTAAACCATGATAGATTGAAAATATAAtctaaaagaaagaaaatccCAATAATGTcccataaatttattttatattatgaaATTTATAATCTCAACCCTTACAAAAGTCTCAAAAACTATATACCAAAACCATTTAACCATGATAGACTcataatataatacaaaataggaaatctaataatagaaaatcacaaaaatgtcCCATAAATGTATTCTATATTATAGAATACAATATTATAGAATCTTTAATCTTAACTCTTAAGAAACTCTTTAAAGCTATATACCAAAACCATGATAGATTATACATTTCATTTGAATTAGGAACTTTGAtcaaagaaaatcacaaacatTCCCCATAAACTTCTTCTACAATCACAAACCTAAAGAAactctgaaaaatattatacacaATACCCATATTCCTTCATAAGGCGTAGGATATTGACAAAACTGTTGCCAAAcagaataaataaacacataTAATATCGAAAAGAAATCAATTAGTTGTCACCCTGTATGCGAGCCTGTATGTGTAATAATATGTATGCATTGGCACGAGTGGGACTGACAAGTGGAGGCGCCTGCTTATTGTTCGACATGGTacattatagatttttatcGGGCCCTTATCCAAAGCCACCCACATGCAGGCGGCACACTGAATATTGTCAAATTAGGGCAAAGATTGATTGTCATTTTGTCAGTCAGTCACTCAGCCAGTCAATCGCCAAGGACCAAGGACTAAGGACCCCTGACTAACGctttgctgttttttgttCTTCCTTTTCAGCGGATGGTTGGGCAGCGCCAAGGGTTGGCTGGGAAACGCCTCGATACCGTCGATGCCAGCCATGCCGTCGATGCCATCGATGCCAGCCATGCCAGCGATGCCGTCGATACCATCGATCCCGGGACTTCGCAAAGCGGGAGGAGCCGAGGGAGCCGAGGGCGCCGAGGGAGCTGCCGCCGGAGAGGGCGGGGCAGCCGCCAGCGGAGGAGCCGTGAGTGGTGGCGAGGATGACGACAAGTCGAGGTATATTAGGTATGGGTGCCAGCTTGACAATGACGGAATTATATACGAAGCAGCCGCTgagaaaacaaaaccaaaaccaaaaaatatttatgaaatgaaGATGAGAAGCGCGTTTGTACTTTAGTTTTAGTTCCTTCGTTTGGTTAACCCCCTTCCTTTAAGCCAACCCAAGTTTTTTGCGCCTTTTGTTTCAACTTTTTCGGGTGCCTTTTGTTTGAAGTCGTTGCCCAAAAGTTTTCCCAAAGAATATGGGTTGAGGCTTAAGTTTTCCCTGGTTTTATTCACAATTAGTTTGCCTAACCGAAAGTTGAAGCCTTTTCCACACAATTTACCCAAATACTAACCAAATGTACACACGAGTTTCTCTTGAACTATATTAACTAACTATTTACGACTTGCCTATATACTCCATATCAAAGAATTCTCGTTTTCTTTCATACATTTTGTTGAGATACTGTTGCGCATTTCCACCTAaccgaaatatatttatatttatacttacctatttatttaatctaCACGATATTTTTCTTGTGCTGGTTCaagtttcactttttcacatattaataactttttgtacaaatcaaaatatGATCTCTGTCTCTCTATAAATCTCTTTATCTCCCCAACAACCCTATCTGTCTTCCCCATCTGTTAAACAatacaacatttataaatCGTTTCAACGTTTTTgtatatacaacaaaatatttaaaacgacTGGCAATTggctaaaataataacacaaAATTTTGTCCCTTTACAAGAGTTGgaaagtattttatatttctaacTTTAgatgagttaaaaaaaattaaagtatatatttatttagtttcccTATTAAGTATGTAGTGTATAGACTGATGAGAAATAAAAGGAACCGTAAGTTTCCAACCTTAGAAATGGACACAATTTTGGGGAAAAAACTTATGaatcaaaaactgaaaatacCATAACTCATTTCATTCAGCTCATGGTCAAGTAAACTTTCATTTGACTAGGTCGAACCACTTAAAAGTACTCTCCTTCCACACAAAACACATAAACCATACAACATACATTTAGTGATCCCATCTGTATCTAATCTAttatttgaaaacatttcatttttataaatttctcaAACGCGTCGAAATCAAAGCGAATATTAAGTCTTCATTTTCTCGACTTTAATAATTGCCCAAAGTATCAGATTCCATCATTATTGAGCGGCCCATCGAACCAGGTCAAGGAAACCGAATTGAAACCCACAAAACTATCTGGAACCAAGTCCTTACTGGCTACTCACAGTAGATATGAAACCCTAATTGTTGTTGGTAGATGTGTATCATTGTCATTGTTTCGATCATTATATCAttgtgtttttcattttcttgtCTCCGATTCCAAAGTCATCTCGCTGTTTCGCTGTGTAGTTTTCCCGTCagtgtaccatttttgttttccccgGCCTTGTTTTGTGTCCTTAAGGTCCccgaaaagtgaaaaaagtaTGAATTCATGATGATGCTAATTAGTCCTTGCATGACTTCTTAGTGTGCTCCCCCATTTGGTATTCCCTTTTGTTTGTCTCACTTTCATTTGTGCCCCCGTAGTATTCGTTTTTGGCATCATTCACCCCGGCATTCATATACGATTCAGTCATTCCATTTTGCATTCACGAATCAAACTGAaagaatacaatttaaatgaatagCTGTATACAAAAACATGAATACGTGTAAATATACATAGGCGTTTTGAAATAATTCAatactattaaatattttaaagattataaagTGCTAAAAAAATGTGATATTATGAATTAAAGAAGAATATTTAATGTGTACATTTTAAGAAGATTACAAAATGAGAATTAGATCCTTGAATAAGAGAGACAGAACCCCAAAAGAAAGTACTACAAAATGTTGCACGCTGTAATGGCTGTTAATGCATGATTACTTAGTTTATTGAActtatttgtataatttatttttttttagtttatattgcTAGTTTTAAGCATTCTCCGTATTTGTGTAAATATTCCTAAGTTCTTTCGGCTTGCTGCCTGCTGCATGAATTATTCTTGAAGCTTTACACAATAACTCTATGATTACCCAAACGAAATGGAAATTACAAAACTTTTCTCCCCCTTCTGTTTACTCCCTTTCCGCCACGTTCCATCCCAAATTGCGTAATTGCAGCGCCACGGAGGGCGCCGACTCGCATCCTGCATCGGGCGGTGGCACGCCCACCGGCGACGAGGGTCAAATCGGACAGGGTAAGGGCGATGAAGTCAAAAGTACGTGTCACACTTTGATTGGTAACCAAATTACAAGAGACAACTTCAAACACATTGTGCTGTGCTAAATGTCGAGTCAATGTCAACTCAGATTGCCAATTCAAAAAGATTGAGATTGAGAAAGCGGTGACAGGTTACTAACCCCGAGTTACTAGTAGTGTTTTCTAATACCCGCTCGCCCCTTTGCTCAGTCCCCTAGAGAAAAACGCTTGCTTTGTAGTCTAGTTTAGTTTGCTTTACCTAGCTTACTAGCAACCCGAAACTTATTGCATCCTGACTTAAATATATCCGACAGTTACCACAAAAGTAACACAGCAGGCCAAGCACTTTGGATCCTTCTTGTCATCGGCCATCAGCAAGGCTGGCAGCAAAATCAAGGAAACAGTCAAGGATAATGTGAGTTCCTCTGtgcttttaatatataaactCCTATTTAATATCCTCGAATATTTCCAGACCATCCTCGACTCGTTCAACAAGGAGCAGGAGGCCTTCGCCAAGGGCCAGGGCGGCCTGGGCAATGGGGCAGCTCCCTGGATCGGTCATGCCAACGAGGCCAAGATCAAGGAGGAGATCCTCGGACTGTCGCAGGATCGCCGCAACTTCGTGCGCGCCCCGCCCGCCGGCGTGGACTTTGAGTTTAGCTACGACACCGCCTATCCCACGGCCATAGCCATTATGGCCGAGGACAAGGCGCTCGAGACGATGCGATTCGAGCTGGTGCCCAAGATGTGAGTATAAacagtataaatatatataaatcggaTCAATCTATAATCGATTTCCCCCCTATTACAGCATCACTGAGGAGAACTTCTGGCGGAATTACTTCTACCGCGTCTCACTGATCATCCAGGCCGCCGAGTTGGGCACCCTGGGCGCCGATGGCGTGGGCCAGGCCTCCAGCGGCGAAGATGGTAAGTCGGCTGGAGCTCCTCTCTCCTCGTCCTAAGAGAAAACTCtggaaaatatacataaatagcTATGAAATGCAAAGATAAATGCAGGATAAACAGACTGTCTCTCGCTCACCAAACACTCACACTCGTTACTCGCGCGCtctctatatctatctatctatctactCTGTATCTGTACTTATATCTATCTGTCTATCCTCTTCTAAGTCTAAGTCTttcatttttatggttttcgGTTCACTTTAGCCACACGCGCCTGTTTAACCTATGATTTCCTCTTAGTCCTTTTCACACACGCTAGCTATCCAAAGTTTTCCGTTCTCTCGCTCTATATAACTCTCTCTTAATCTCTCGATTCCCAAACTAACTTGGCTAGCGTCTGTACTACACCGCCTACGAGTATGCTAAAGTCTTAAGTTGTGTATTGAAAACCCTTTGACTTTTGATTTGTATCCGTCCCTCCACCTGCACTGGCTTGTATCGCCGAGGACTCGAGTCCTGGTTTTCGGTTCTATCTCACTGAATCCCCCAAAGCGCTCATCTCAATCGCGAATCTCGAAGAACGTCGCCTCACCTCAAAtcgatttttcctctttttcggtttattaattcatttactttttgttttactattatttttatgaattccAAACACGAAATTACACTGTGAAAACGAACTTGACTATCGAAAAATGATCAGCCCACGAGGTGGCCGCCAAAGAGAGCGTATCCAAGACTGCTGGTTCGCCAGCCAAGAGCGATTCGGCCCAGAAAGCCATTGCCGAGCAGCCGAAGGCCGTGATAGAGCCGGAGGCCCAGGAGTCCGAAGTGGCCCAGGCCAAGTCGAAGGCTCGTGGTGGCAAGGGGCTGGGCCAGAAGATCTCCGAATCGGAATTCGTTTCGGACGACTTCCAGGCCTCCAGCGAATCGGACTTGGCTGAGATCCAGGACGGCATGCGCAAGCTGGGCATCGATAGCATGACCCAACAGGCTTTAGCCACGACTGATGgtaagattttaatttatttttatttattactttttagtTACTTCTGTTCTGTGGGACTAACATTTTTTGTACATACATTGGCCCCATGAAATTGATTTCATTGGTGTTCTGGTCAACACGAAACATTCATTCATACACATGCCACATAGAAAAGACATGAGAAACATATCGAAAACATATCCGTGTATCCTAGTTATATGGCTTGGTTAGTCGGCGAGCTTCAGCTCTGTTTCCATCTAGAGATCCTAGGGACTTATCAAGGCACTCTCCCATTGCCATTTGAACACTTAAATGTCTCTTGTCTGGAGTCGCGTATTTGGTTTTCCCAACATCTCATATTCTATTTTGCAAACACAAATATAtacacctttttttttgtgtacaaaacaaaaacagaacaaACAATCtaagacaaacaaacaaaaaatgtgtgtACAAATCAAGTGTAAAAACCGAACAATTCTCTTTTTTCTCCTCTGCTCTGTTTCTTTCTTTTGtgtaaattacattttgtgTGAAAATCGTTTTTACTTATATTATTACGACGACCAACTCAAGCTCTGGCATTTAATTACTAAAGCGAATCTATCAATTGAAAGTACTATTAAACCAATAAACGAAATCACATAATAAACGAATATAGAAGTAAAGCAACTAATGGATAACATgagtattataaattatataaacacaaagaaatatatatcctGGATTAAATCGAACTCGACTCAAAAGTTTCGTTTGCCATttagcaaattaaaaaatataaataaaaaatatatatatgtatcatATGGCatatgatttgatttcaagtATCTAATGGCGGTTTGAGAAAGAGTTAAAGCCACAAACCAAATTTCGAACAAGTTGAGTATGACCAAACTGATCAAGAAATTCCTATATACTACATATATCCTATTGATACAACTTTCGCTCTCTCTTTGCAATTTCGTGCTcctttttattcaatttgcaATTCAAGTTCATTTTAAAACCAATTAGCTAGATGTAACTTTTTGTTATCTCCCTTCCTCCGTTCCGATTATTATTTTGCCCTTTACTTTACGCATTTCTCCACAtgtttaaaccttaaaaaatatatattctaacTGGCCGCGACACAAAAATGAACCTCCTCTCCTAGCAATACACAAAATTTTCCAAAAGTATCTTACCATGAATATTTGATGATGAATTTGTAtgggaaaacatttttaacaaaaacatttatttttcttcatgtatttcttgatttatttaCGAATCATCTTGCAGAAGATTGAATGGattaaacaaaaccaaatgctaaatctaaatttcaaaaagcaaacaaaaacacaactaacaaaataaacaagaacaaaattatacaaaaaaaaatactacaaaatTGCCCacaagaaagaaaagaaattgttaagcgaaacaaaaagaaagtactacaacaaacaaaattatataaatacctATAAAGATATTCACTTGACAACAATGAAAATTTGAGTTGAACCCAacgcattatttatataaaccgAAGaaagaaaaccccaaaaatgttactaaaaagacaaaaaaaccgaaaacaaaattttgtgtGGTAAGTTAGAAATTGTTGGTtgaataaaagcaaaaacaaaaaaaaaaacaaaagtgaaatatATACAACTTGCAACAAGTTTTAGTTGTGATAATTTTCGTTTCCATGTTGGTTTTCAATTGCATAACGTTTCTGTTCAGCAATATAATattgtatgtaaatattatcCTACAATCCAAAGTAGTTGCAATTTCAATCATTTCCCCTACGCTCCTGTCTGTGTCTATATAATCGTTGTGTATGTTTTAGTCTGTGTGTGTAAATTAATTAGTAGTCCTAGAAAAACAAagctttatttttagtttagcatTTCCATTATAGTTTTCATTGATGTGCGTGGGGTGCGGAAAACCTGCTGAGGAGGGGCAAGAAGAAAGAAACCTTTTGTGAAAATTGGgcgcttctttttttttaaacaatatgctttttatactGCACAAAGATAAATCCAATTCGGGATCACTTTCCAAACCAATAAAGTCGAATTTTGGACCAACTCACCACACAAAATCAATGGAAAAGGAATTCTCTGGCcgataaatttaatataaaaacccGAAGAAGCCACATATATGACTCAGTTTCCCCTGTTTCTCTCTATCTTTAAATGGCATTTTAAGTTAATTGATATTACAACGTTTTGTTTGCCAGCTTATAGAATATCTTATATTTGGCAAGCTTCGTCGATTAATAGGTGTGTAAATacgaataattttgaatattcaGTTTGCTTGCTTTTTATGCGTAAATGCTGTAAATACACACAAAATGTATGATTTTCGTTGTAAACATTTTCGTTAATTGATGGAGTGTAAAACAAgaataaacaacaaacacaaatTGGTGTTTCGGGACTGCAAGCAAGTCATGGACTTTGGGAACCTTTTTGGGTGCACGCTATCCGTTAATTAGTGCTAGATCGAAAATGGTGTATAGCCTACCCTTATCTCTTAACCCACAAATTGGTCGCCTGACTTTCTGTTAATTGATtgaagtgaaaaaataaacaacgaAAAATTTCCCACTATTTGTAGACGGCTATTATTCAGTTACGGTGCGAATACCCAAACGTATTACAGTGTGTGAAAATCTATGTCTTAGCTATATCCCCAGAGACTAGCCGAAGGTAACGAACGTAAGCGATGATATCGAACTGAGAACAACAACCATGTACTTGCTTGGGATGGTCACCTAACCACAATTCAATTGCTTGCCTAGACACCTTTGATACTAAACCTATATATACCCAAATATACCCATATACCCATATACGATATGTGTAAGCCATGTATGCTAAACCTATTAAATATCCTTACATATCCGCCCTGCTAAGCCACGCAAATTCTAATCGATATTCTGCTTGTTGCTCCGTCTTTTTGCCAGAGGAACAATGGGAAAAGGATCTGGAAGCTGAACTCAAGGACTACGAGGTGGTTGACGAAGGCGGCACTGGCGGAGGAGGCAGGAGAGGCAAAAAGGAGGCGCAGGACGACGAGGACGCGGAGGAGGACGAACCGACAATATCAAACTTGCGCACACGCTCGACTAACAACGATTGGGAGGAGTACGCCGATTTAATTGAGGATACCGATGATTTAAAGTAATTAAGAGCTTATATCGTAGTTTCTTCTAAGTTGGCTCTAAGTTTATAACTATCTTTACTTTATCTTTCTTTCCATTCCTTTCTAACCTTGTTTCCTCCTTGATTGATTACCCCCGAATATTGTTAACCCAAAaccttaaaatacaaaaacaaacaatcgaAACCACAGAACTTTGAAGTGCCTAAAGCGCACCATGTTGGGCTATCCATGAGACGAGGCAGTCCCAGCGCTCTTCTAGTGCTGCCGGTGGTCCGCAATCCCAGACATAGCCTATTGGAAAAGTTGGTTGAGATATTGAGATACCCCACACACCATTGGCCCCAGTGCAATGCGTTCTATTCAGTTTCCTTCAGACATGATATAAGACACTAAAGCAAAAGAAAACGATTTTATTCAACCTTAACGTTTTAACCGAAAAATCAAGAATCAAACCAAGCCCAATCTGGTATTTTACTATGGTATGATCTATACTATATTCTCTTTTATTTGGTTGACACGCCGAGTGGCAGCGGTAGAGTTAAAGGGAGTCGTCGGTATTACTTGCCAATTGTTCAGCACACGAAATCTGTAATCCGAAATTCGAAATCCGAAATCTGGCAGTCAGTAACCTATCAATAAGTACTTATATAGACACACAACTATGAAGGCAGGCTAATCGAGAAACTGGCTAATGCTATAGATGCAGAGATCATATTTCAATATAGTGACTAATAATTGAGTAAACAAACAAGCTTCAAAGggaaattttgttatttatatttataaataaattatatataaatatatatacacatatatatatacagatacagataaattaatgcatttgaatttaatgtgtaaaaattattataataaaagtatagatataaaatatgtaaagatACGAGACACCCGAAAATAAAAGTTGAAACCTTTGAGTTGAAAAATCCTCAAAAACgctcttttttttagaaatttgcaAAATAAACCCTAGTAATTCATTAGTTgagagcaaataaaaacagatgTATTATTTCTCCCTCGATAGTTTTtagtcaaacaaaaatattaaacattgaATAAATTATCATTAATTGATGCTTAAACAACACGttgaagaataaataaaactaacaatgcatataaataaaataccaattGTTTAGCTCAATTTAAGGCGCGCCAAcaagttttcttttccgaacATTTTTGGTTCGAATCAAACTTCTTTAGGACTTTTTCTAAACAACTCTCACCTTGCTGTTCCACTAACGAGACACGAAACTTCCTTGAAcgaaactaaaaacaaaatgccaaaacaataatattCTGAATTGGACTTGAAAGATCAAGAAACTAAAAACGCAATTAATAACTTACAAATAACAAATGAAAAGTAAATGCAATTATAAACAATAAGCAGTTCAAAACCTTTGaaacaaatatatacacatatatatttatatatttcactAGAcaaatttttatgcataaactaaaaaccaaaca
This portion of the Drosophila takahashii strain IR98-3 E-12201 chromosome 3R, DtakHiC1v2, whole genome shotgun sequence genome encodes:
- the Sap47 gene encoding synapse-associated protein of 47 kDa isoform X2, translated to MFSGLTNQFTSLVGAVKGGAGDEDVPAPTGEAAAAAPAAASTSLEATSASAAVDPEAAAAAGGEGLEGEEAGKRIPKSASLVDSLVNEATGWLGSAKGWLGNASIPSMPAMPSMPSMPAMPAMPSIPSIPGLRKAGGAEGAEGAEGAAAGEGGAAASGGAVSGGEDDDKSSATEGADSHPASGGGTPTGDEGQIGQGKGDEVKITTKVTQQAKHFGSFLSSAISKAGSKIKETVKDNTILDSFNKEQEAFAKGQGGLGNGAAPWIGHANEAKIKEEILGLSQDRRNFVRAPPAGVDFEFSYDTAYPTAIAIMAEDKALETMRFELVPKIITEENFWRNYFYRVSLIIQAAELGTLGADGVGQASSGEDAHEVAAKESVSKTAGSPAKSDSAQKAIAEQPKAVIEPEAQESEVAQAKSKARGGKGLGQKISESEFVSDDFQASSESDLAEIQDGMRKLGIDSMTQQALATTDEEQWEKDLEAELKDYEVVDEGGTGGGGRRGKKEAQDDEDAEEDEPTISNLRTRSTNNDWEEYADLIEDTDDLKTLKCLKRTMLGYP
- the Sap47 gene encoding synapse-associated protein of 47 kDa isoform X7; translated protein: MFSGLTNQFTSLVGAVKGGAGDEDVPAPTGEAAAAAPAAASTSLEATSASAAVDPEAAAAAGGEGLEGEEAGKSGWLGSAKGWLGNASIPSMPAMPSMPSMPAMPAMPSIPSIPGLRKAGGAEGAEGAEGAAAGEGGAAASGGAVSGGEDDDKSRYISATEGADSHPASGGGTPTGDEGQIGQVTTKVTQQAKHFGSFLSSAISKAGSKIKETVKDNTILDSFNKEQEAFAKGQGGLGNGAAPWIGHANEAKIKEEILGLSQDRRNFVRAPPAGVDFEFSYDTAYPTAIAIMAEDKALETMRFELVPKIITEENFWRNYFYRVSLIIQAAELGTLGADGVGQASSGEDAHEVAAKESVSKTAGSPAKSDSAQKAIAEQPKAVIEPEAQESEVAQAKSKARGGKGLGQKISESEFVSDDFQASSESDLAEIQDGMRKLGIDSMTQQALATTDEEQWEKDLEAELKDYEVVDEGGTGGGGRRGKKEAQDDEDAEEDEPTISNLRTRSTNNDWEEYADLIEDTDDLKTLKCLKRTMLGYP
- the Sap47 gene encoding synapse-associated protein of 47 kDa isoform X8, producing the protein MFSGLTNQFTSLVGAVKGGAGDEDVPAPTGEAAAAAPAAASTSLEATSASAAVDPEAAAAAGGEGLEGEEAGKSGWLGSAKGWLGNASIPSMPAMPSMPSMPAMPAMPSIPSIPGLRKAGGAEGAEGAEGAAAGEGGAAASGGAVSGGEDDDKSSATEGADSHPASGGGTPTGDEGQIGQVTTKVTQQAKHFGSFLSSAISKAGSKIKETVKDNTILDSFNKEQEAFAKGQGGLGNGAAPWIGHANEAKIKEEILGLSQDRRNFVRAPPAGVDFEFSYDTAYPTAIAIMAEDKALETMRFELVPKIITEENFWRNYFYRVSLIIQAAELGTLGADGVGQASSGEDAHEVAAKESVSKTAGSPAKSDSAQKAIAEQPKAVIEPEAQESEVAQAKSKARGGKGLGQKISESEFVSDDFQASSESDLAEIQDGMRKLGIDSMTQQALATTDEEQWEKDLEAELKDYEVVDEGGTGGGGRRGKKEAQDDEDAEEDEPTISNLRTRSTNNDWEEYADLIEDTDDLKTLKCLKRTMLGYP
- the Sap47 gene encoding synapse-associated protein of 47 kDa isoform X6, translating into MFSGLTNQFTSLVGAVKGGAGDEDVPAPTGEAAAAAPAAASTSLEATSASAAVDPEAAAAAGGEGLEGEEAGKSGWLGSAKGWLGNASIPSMPAMPSMPSMPAMPAMPSIPSIPGLRKAGGAEGAEGAEGAAAGEGGAAASGGAVSGGEDDDKSRYISATEGADSHPASGGGTPTGDEGQIGQGKGDEVKITTKVTQQAKHFGSFLSSAISKAGSKIKETVKDNTILDSFNKEQEAFAKGQGGLGNGAAPWIGHANEAKIKEEILGLSQDRRNFVRAPPAGVDFEFSYDTAYPTAIAIMAEDKALETMRFELVPKIITEENFWRNYFYRVSLIIQAAELGTLGADGVGQASSGEDAHEVAAKESVSKTAGSPAKSDSAQKAIAEQPKAVIEPEAQESEVAQAKSKARGGKGLGQKISESEFVSDDFQASSESDLAEIQDGMRKLGIDSMTQQALATTDEEQWEKDLEAELKDYEVVDEGGTGGGGRRGKKEAQDDEDAEEDEPTISNLRTRSTNNDWEEYADLIEDTDDLKTLKCLKRTMLGYP
- the Sap47 gene encoding synapse-associated protein of 47 kDa isoform X5 encodes the protein MFSGLTNQFTSLVGAVKGGAGDEDVPAPTGEAAAAAPAAASTSLEATSASAAVDPEAAAAAGGEGLEGEEAGKRIPKSASLVDSLVNEATGWLGSAKGWLGNASIPSMPAMPSMPSMPAMPAMPSIPSIPGLRKAGGAEGAEGAEGAAAGEGGAAASGGAVSGGEDDDKSSATEGADSHPASGGGTPTGDEGQIGQVTTKVTQQAKHFGSFLSSAISKAGSKIKETVKDNTILDSFNKEQEAFAKGQGGLGNGAAPWIGHANEAKIKEEILGLSQDRRNFVRAPPAGVDFEFSYDTAYPTAIAIMAEDKALETMRFELVPKIITEENFWRNYFYRVSLIIQAAELGTLGADGVGQASSGEDAHEVAAKESVSKTAGSPAKSDSAQKAIAEQPKAVIEPEAQESEVAQAKSKARGGKGLGQKISESEFVSDDFQASSESDLAEIQDGMRKLGIDSMTQQALATTDEEQWEKDLEAELKDYEVVDEGGTGGGGRRGKKEAQDDEDAEEDEPTISNLRTRSTNNDWEEYADLIEDTDDLKTLKCLKRTMLGYP